Proteins encoded by one window of Ovis canadensis isolate MfBH-ARS-UI-01 breed Bighorn chromosome 14, ARS-UI_OviCan_v2, whole genome shotgun sequence:
- the ZNF793 gene encoding zinc finger protein 793 — MIEYQQRPVSFKDVVVGFTQEEWHGLNPAQRALYRDVMLETYSNLVSVGYEGTKPYVILQLEQEEAPWICEAACSGCHCQENIWQVNIHRKRRQDTLLRQGPFISRKTFPKERSHECNKCGKISHLSTDLFPSIQSSNNWDSCGKSVNNNLDLNGFKKNYSKKQDECYGYGKLLQHTEHDRRQNEEKFWECSHCEKAFSHSPALMYKPPATDSLVCKRKRIPPTEKPHVCSECGKAFCYKSEFIRHQRSHTGEKPYGCTDCGKAFSHKSTLIKHQRIHTGIRPFECFFCGKAFTQKSHRREHQRTHTGERPFVCNECGKSFGEKSYLNVHQKIHTGERPYRCRECGKSFSQKSCLNKHWRTHTGEKPYGCNECGKAFYQKPNLSRHQKIHARKNAYRNDLKIVGKP, encoded by the exons cagAGACCTGTGTCATTCAAGGACGTGGTAGTGGGCTTCACGCAAGAGGAGTGGCATGGGCTTAATCCTGCACAGAGGGCCCTGTACCGGGATGTGATGTTGGAGACCTACAGCAACCTCGTCTCAGTGG GTTATGAAGGCACCAAACCATATGTGATCCTCCAGCTGGAGCAGGAAGAAGCACCCTGGATTTGTGAGGCAGCATGCTCAGGCTGCCACTGTCAGG AAAACATTTGGCAAGTTAACATCCACAGGAAAAGGCGGCAAGACACGCTTTTGAGGCAAGGTCCATTCATCAGCAGGAAAACGTTCCCCAAGGAAAGAAGCCATGAATGTAATAAGTGTGGGAAAATATCACATCTGAGCACTGACCTTTTTCCTTCAATTCAAAGCTCCAATAACTGGGACTCTTGTGGAAAGAGTGTGAACAATAATTTAGACTTAAATGGTTTTAAGAAAAACTactcaaaaaagcaagatgagTGCTATGGATATGGAAAACTGTTACAACATACAGAGCATGACAGaagacaaaatgaagaaaaattctgGGAATGCAGTCACTGTGAAAAAGCTTTCAGCCATAGCCCAGCACTTATGTATAAACCCCCAGCAACCGATTCTCTTGTGTGTAAACGTAAGAGGATTCCACCTACAGAGAAACCCCATGTCTGTTctgaatgtggaaaagccttctgCTACAAGTCTGAATTCATTAGGCATCAAAGAAGTCACACTGGGGAGAAGCCATATGGATGTACTGACTGTGGAAAAGCCTTTTCACATAAGTCAACCCTCATTAAGCACCAGAGAATACACACTGGTATTAGACCCTTTGAATGTTTTTTTTGTGGAAAAGCCTTCACCCAGAAGTCACACCGCAGAGAACATCAGAGGACACATACAGGAGAGAGACCCTTTGTGTGCAATGAATGTGGGAAGTCATTTGGTGAGAAGTCATACCTCAATGTACATCAAAAAATACACACAGGAGAAAGACCCTATCGTTGTAGAGAATGTGGAAAATCTTTCAGTCAAAAGTCATGCCTCAATAAACATTGGAGAACACATACAGGAGAAAAACCCTATGGATGCAATGAATGTGGCAAAGCATTCTATCAGAAGCCAAACCTCAGCAGACATCAGAAAATTCATGCTAGGAAGAATGCTTATAGGAATGACCTAAAAATAGTAGGAAAGCCTTGA